A window of Ruminiclostridium herbifermentans genomic DNA:
TTCAGTACACATTTCTCCTGTCAACATAAACATTTTGATATTAAAATCCTTTTTGATATCATATCCATGCACCTTAGCAGCCTTTAACAATGTCATGGATAATCCAGGAGTACACATAATTACCTGAATGTTTAATTTTTTTATCAGTTCCAGTGCCTTTTCAAAGCCTATTATAGGTGAATAAGGCCATGCTTTAACAGCGCATAGATCAAGATTATGGCATACATTACCCAAAGTATCTCCAAATGAATGAATTTCTGTTGGTCCATAAACTCCTACTACAGGTTTTTCATCGCCAAAAACACTTTCGAAAACCTGCTTGTACATAAGAGATATTGTAATATTACTAGACATAACATCTATCATACTTCTTGGACAAGGTGTAGCTTTCCCTGTTGTACCTGTTGTTTCATAGTAATAAGCATTTTTATGTATTGGCTGTGATAATATATCAATATCTGCATCCCTTAAAGTTTCTTTTGTTGTAAATGGGAGTTCCTTCATTGTTTGTAACGTATAACTACCGAATTTATTCTTATAGGCTTCTAAAGCATTCTTGTAGTATTTTGAATTATTGTACACATATTCTAGAATTTCATTAAGTTTCTGATTCTGATAGTTTTCCAATTCATTATCAACTAATTCTCCATCAAAAAACTTTTTAACTACCTTTTTGTAACTATTCAAGAATTTTTGATTTTCTTCATTAATAATATGCATAATCTATCCACCCTTTCGTAAATTGTTAAACATCTAGTTTCTCTAATGCTTCTTTAATTGCTGCAGTTTTATGCTCTATTTCATTCCATTCAGATTCCGGAATAGAATCTGCTACAATTCCTGCAGATGCTTGTAAATATAAATTATCTCCCTTTCTCAAAACTGATCTAATTATTATTGAAGTAATAGCATTTCCATTGAAATCAAATATGCCAAATGCACCCCCATATGGTCCCCTTTGTTCATCCTCTAACTCTTCGATTATTTCTAAAGCACGTACTTTCGGTGCACCAGATAATGTTCCGGCTGGAAAAGTACTTTCAAATAACTCCATTGTATTTGAATCTTTTGAAATATTACCTTCAACATTGCTTATCAAGTGGAATACATGAGAGAATTCCTCTGCTCTCATCAACTTGCTTACTTTAACTGTCCCTGCCGTAGCCACTCTTCCAATATCATTTCTAGCCAGATCTACCAACATTATATGTTCCGCCTGCTCTTTTGCATCATTTACCAGCTCGTTCAACAGTTTTTCCTTTTCTTCTTCATTTACTCCCTTACCCTTAGAAGTGCCTGCTATTGGTCTTATTTTGACATTCAAGTCTTCAACCCTAAGCTGTAGTTCAGGACTATTGCTTATTATTTGATATTCACCAGCATTCCAATAGAACATATAAGGAGAAGGATTCATCTCTCTAAGTTTCTTGTAGAGTCTTAATGGTTCTATTTTTTTATTAATACAAAGTCTTCTCCCAATTTGTACCTGGAATATATCTCCTTCATAGATATATTTTTTGGCTTTTTCAACTTTTGCAATAAAATCTTCCTTTTTCATATTGGAAGTTATACTCAAAATATCTCCACTGGGAATTTCATCAGGATAAATAATTTCGCTTGGTAATACATCTAATAATTTCTGTTCATTAGCATAGCACTCGTCATCTAAATAATTACTTACAATTATTAAATCTGAGGAATCTTTCAGCACATGTATTATAGTTGAAAAGTAGCACAAGTGTACATCTGGCAAGTTTAGAACATCAATATTTTTCTTTTCAACTTTCTCTATATACCGAAAATAATCGTAAGAAAAGTATCCGATTAATCCTTGACTAATATTTAAATTAAAATCATGTTTTCTAACTGTTTTGAACATACTTTTTATAATAGGATATATATCTGAAAACTTTTTATCCCCAAGGCAAAAAACATTATTAGCCGAATCATACATATCACTAAAATTATTAATAAACAGATTCTTAATCTCATCATTTTTTGAATCAATTAACATTTTTTTATCTTTAATAATAATTTCAAATTTAGGAAATACACCGATGTAACTACTTCCGCAGTCTTCTACAGGACCATCAACTGAATCTAAAATACAACTGTTTTTTTCTCCAAAACTAAACTGTATTTTTTTTAATATTTCAAAGGCATTTTGATCTGTTTTTAACTTTACTGCAGATTGGATTACCTCTTTAAAGGCAGTAGCTTGAATGGCTTTTTCTTTTTTCTCTATGCAAAAATTCTCACCAACATTTAGATTTTCAAAATTTCGTATATACTTTCTTGTTCTATCTAAATATGTCTTGAGCATATCTTTGCCCTTCTCAGTCATTACGGATTCTGGATGAAATTGTACACCCTCTATATTATATTTTTTATGTTTAATTCCCATTATCTGACCATCTTCAGTCTCACAGGTTATGTCAAAACATTCTGGTAACGTATCTCTATCCACCACTAAGGAATGATACCTAGTAGCTATAAACCCTTCTTTAAACTCGCTCATGATTCCTTTATCAAAAGTAGTAATCCTAGACATTTTGCCGTGAAATAAACTATTGGCATGAATTATCTTTCCACCAAATGCTTCACCTATTGCCTGATGCCCCAAACAAATTCCAAAAATTGATATATCCCCTGCGAACCTTTTTATAACATCTATGCATATACCTGCTTCACTTGGAGTTCCTGGACCTGGAGATAGGAATATTGCATCTGGGCTTAATTCTTGTATTTTCTCCAGTGATATAGCATCATTTCTTACACAATAAACATCATTTCCAAGTTCTAATAAATATTGATAAACATTAAATGTAAAAGAATCATAATTATCTATAAGAAGTATTTTCAATTTAATCACCCTCCA
This region includes:
- a CDS encoding phenylacetate--CoA ligase family protein; translation: MHIINEENQKFLNSYKKVVKKFFDGELVDNELENYQNQKLNEILEYVYNNSKYYKNALEAYKNKFGSYTLQTMKELPFTTKETLRDADIDILSQPIHKNAYYYETTGTTGKATPCPRSMIDVMSSNITISLMYKQVFESVFGDEKPVVGVYGPTEIHSFGDTLGNVCHNLDLCAVKAWPYSPIIGFEKALELIKKLNIQVIMCTPGLSMTLLKAAKVHGYDIKKDFNIKMFMLTGEMCTEPMINNIEKLWGAKVFNFLYGSQEALVMATCNKNGKMNIFPHNYIYEVINYETEEVIGQEGEGELVVTMLNPGGKPLIRYRTGDIVKIGINPNGPIPSPEIEILGRVKDRILLGGVEYKASDIEKAIMTNIANCLGYQMIIDNPDGLDHVEIKIEMLEREYENSGILQEIEKRFNEYFNIKNTVSFSDELNPVIYTGSLVSWKAARIIDKRTKKAAYDDLERMSAKDIISKEVIKTK
- a CDS encoding chorismate-binding protein — its product is MKILLIDNYDSFTFNVYQYLLELGNDVYCVRNDAISLEKIQELSPDAIFLSPGPGTPSEAGICIDVIKRFAGDISIFGICLGHQAIGEAFGGKIIHANSLFHGKMSRITTFDKGIMSEFKEGFIATRYHSLVVDRDTLPECFDITCETEDGQIMGIKHKKYNIEGVQFHPESVMTEKGKDMLKTYLDRTRKYIRNFENLNVGENFCIEKKEKAIQATAFKEVIQSAVKLKTDQNAFEILKKIQFSFGEKNSCILDSVDGPVEDCGSSYIGVFPKFEIIIKDKKMLIDSKNDEIKNLFINNFSDMYDSANNVFCLGDKKFSDIYPIIKSMFKTVRKHDFNLNISQGLIGYFSYDYFRYIEKVEKKNIDVLNLPDVHLCYFSTIIHVLKDSSDLIIVSNYLDDECYANEQKLLDVLPSEIIYPDEIPSGDILSITSNMKKEDFIAKVEKAKKYIYEGDIFQVQIGRRLCINKKIEPLRLYKKLREMNPSPYMFYWNAGEYQIISNSPELQLRVEDLNVKIRPIAGTSKGKGVNEEEKEKLLNELVNDAKEQAEHIMLVDLARNDIGRVATAGTVKVSKLMRAEEFSHVFHLISNVEGNISKDSNTMELFESTFPAGTLSGAPKVRALEIIEELEDEQRGPYGGAFGIFDFNGNAITSIIIRSVLRKGDNLYLQASAGIVADSIPESEWNEIEHKTAAIKEALEKLDV